The Altererythrobacter sp. H2 genomic sequence CAGCCACCCGGTACTGATCCTGTTCGCAGCCTTGGCCGCATTCGGCGCACTGCTGGGGTGCATCCTGATGTTCCGCCGGCGCCGGGCCCGGGTGGCGACATGACACCGGCGGTCCTTCCTCCCGCGCTCGATCTGCTGGGGACAGCGGTGTTCGCCCTGACCGGGGCCCTGCTGGCTGCGCGGCTCAGACAGACCTTCGTAACCATGGCTTTCTTCGCGCTGGTGACCGGCGTGGGCGGCGGCAGCTTGCGGGACATGCTGATTGGCGCCCCCGCTTTCTGGCTGCACGATCCCTGGGTCGCCCCGGTGATCTTCGCCACCGCGCTGATCGCGTGGTTCACGCCGACGCGCTGGTGGGAGGGATCGCTGCTGGAGTGGGCCGATGCCGCCGGGCTGGCCGCGTTCGCGGTGCTCGGCACGGCCAAGGCAATCCAGTTCGGCGTTGCCCCGGTGCCTGCGGCGGTGCTTGGCGTGGTGACGGGATGCGCCGGCGGCGTGGTGCGGGACGTGATCGCGGGCGTGCCGTCGATCATCATGCGGCCGGAACTCTATGTGACCGCTGCGGCCCTGTCAGCACTGCTCACCGTGGCCGGGACCTTGGCTCATCTGCCATCAGCACTGGTCTGGGGGCTCGCCTGGCTGGGTGGTTTCACCTTGCGGGGGGTGGCGATCCGGTGGCAGCTGGCCCTGCCCAGCTATACTGCCGGACAGGGCCAGAAACCCGATTAATCGGCGCGTTCTTCGCCCGGCAGCGGACCACCGGGATAGGCCGGCAGAGGGCCGTCGGCCGTTGCTGCAGGAACAGCACCCTGACCAGAGCCGACCTGCGCCCAGGCAGCGGCATAGCGCTCGTCATCCCATTGGCGATCATTGGCTGCGCCACTGTA encodes the following:
- a CDS encoding trimeric intracellular cation channel family protein; protein product: MTPAVLPPALDLLGTAVFALTGALLAARLRQTFVTMAFFALVTGVGGGSLRDMLIGAPAFWLHDPWVAPVIFATALIAWFTPTRWWEGSLLEWADAAGLAAFAVLGTAKAIQFGVAPVPAAVLGVVTGCAGGVVRDVIAGVPSIIMRPELYVTAAALSALLTVAGTLAHLPSALVWGLAWLGGFTLRGVAIRWQLALPSYTAGQGQKPD